The following are from one region of the Streptomyces changanensis genome:
- a CDS encoding trp operon leader peptide, with translation MFAQTTRNWWWTAQSAAH, from the coding sequence ATGTTCGCGCAGACGACCCGGAACTGGTGGTGGACCGCTCAATCGGCGGCCCACTGA